The Dreissena polymorpha isolate Duluth1 chromosome 8, UMN_Dpol_1.0, whole genome shotgun sequence genome includes the window TAACGTAAACGCCAGATTGTGGAGCGGTAAAAACACCGTGATTTGGATGGTATCCGCCTCCTTCATTTGTAAGTATCCGATCAAAGATGATGTCCTGATTAATACCGATGTGTTGTTGATTAGGGACTCTCATTGCGGTAAATGCCACATTCTCTTGTACTGCAAATCTTCTGTGATCAGACTGTaatactgtaaaaaaaaaagtacaaGAGCTTCAACGTTTGCTAATATTCTGACGGATTGTAGTCAATCATAATTCACCAACATGCATTGAGTGTGCTCTAACAAACGTCATGAACATCGAACAAgtatattgtgtctttttaaAGCTTTGTGCATTTAGTAAGCAACTACGTATTTAAGCATATATGAAAAAACAAGCATTCGTATttctgtataaaaacaaaatattaacattcaaaacaaattacTAAACGGTACCTGCAGTTGAGTTATTTGCAATTTCAATATGATCAGTCTGTCTGGGATATGTTTCTCCGTTACGGTTTGGTAATACTTCAAAATCATTCTCAGGCACGGCAGTTTTTATGTTAgactgtattttgttatttttaatcgAGGCGCCTTTCATGTAAAACAGGGTCTTGCCGTATTCATTGTTGTTGGTTTCAAGTGCGGCTGTTTTTGCATACATATTCTTTACAGCATCAAACACATCTATTCTACTGTTCCGTGCTTCATTTTTTCTTTCAAGCGAAGCGACTCTTCTCTCTGACAATGTCTTGTATTTTTCTAAGTCGGCGATTCTTTTCTGTGACAACTTAATTTCCGTTTCAAGCACAGCAATTCGTTTCTCgaaaaatgcttgtttttgttcGAGCACAGAAAGCCTGACAAACAATGATTGAAAATCGTCATCTGTTACCGCGTCAACGTATATAAAAACAACTAAAATCCAACATGCGGAAATTGTCAATATGGTCGTCATTTCAGTTATTTACGCCTACTTCGACAAATAGAACGTTTAAACCTTTGCTTTATATCAGGCAGatagtttatctatttttgttgacaaagttttaaaacaaaatacgagTTTGACCATAATCGTACACTTGTTTCGTTATCGTTATGCGTTCAGCTACTTTGATAACTTATCTAAGATCATACATCTATGTAGATGATTGAGCCAAATATACATGTTAAGCGCTCTCCATCTATTTCTGATACCATGTAGACGGACAAAAATTGGAACTTAAACGCCCATACTGCATATGTTCCGGCGCTGATGTGTCGGTCACTTTCCTCACGCAACGCTTAAACCAACATATACGCAGCAACTCTTATCACTTAGTAACTAACATACAGTTCTATTTAAAGGCATACATTAGTAATTAAAAGCGTTGCCCTTTTCTCTAGGACTAACCGCCTAAGCCACGGCATAGGCAGGAAATATATGACATGTCTTGGCCCAACAAATAGCGGTCAAATGTATCATTGGCATATCCAATCCGATCCCACTTACCAATGAGTGACGCAGTCTTAGAAACAAAGGCGACCACTAAGAGTAATACCGATATCTGATATCAGTTGAAGGATCGCCTATACGTTGGTTTAAAAGGGAAGTCAAATTTCTTGATGACATGTTTCAGTTTACTTTTTAAGATTGGTTATCTAgtactttaaaacatttaacTTGATTGGTAAATTGTTCTAGGATACTATTAAAAGAATAAGACTTCtgcaattttttattttactgaatATAACATATACTATTACACTGTCAAACGTAGAATGATTTACAGAGGCTATAGTCTATCCCGTGTTGGGGATAATTTAACACGAAGTGAACTACTGATAACATGAATCCTCAGTGAAGTATCACATGCTGTACGTTTGGATGCGAACAAATGAAGATTATGCGGTGTTTATCAGAATAATATGTAAATGTGTAATGGCGTAAATGTATATCGGAATGATTTCGAAATGCACAGTGATGTATATTGGACAGATTTAATGTTAACCAGTTTATATTGTATATGCAACGGTGCTCGTATCTCAGTCGATGTCCCAGTAACATTTATCAACATACGGTATATTTTAATTCATATGAATGTTgtatttttgaagacattatatcgAACATGACGTTTATATTTTGTAACTATTACATAACATGTAGACACATGATGTTGAGAGAAAAAGCACTGATGAAGGTTATTGAAGGGACATTTCAGTATTTTGTTCGAACCATCCTGTTGGTTGAGATGTCAAACACTGTAAAAAAATAGCTCAAAACATATCGGAACAGCATACAACGAGGCGCATTTAACGAAATTAAAACACCAATCGATTGAAATAATCACTTATAATTTTGACGATATGAGTTCATCGCAAACAGATAATTtaaaccaatattatttatcgATCGTGTAAGCAAAACCCAAAACCTGAAtaaacgtgtgtgtgtgtgtgtgtgtgtgtgtgtgtgtgtgtgtgtgttgttgttgttttcaataaaaaaaagggATAAATAAATAACCAGACTCAAGTTTACTTAAGTACGCATTGAATTTGACTAAAATCCTCAATACATATTTAATTGACTTGAAATCATTAAATCTTTTGAAATCAAAGTTGTGTGTTTGtaacatacacacatatacaaGTACTCGCGATTCTGATTCTCTTCGTGCTAAAAAAATGAATACTAAACCTTAAATAACTTTTGACTATATAAAGATGGTGCCCCAATAAGGCAAGAATCTTATGTCGACTTTTCCTTATTTAACTTCTCTGTGTTTAGGTTTATGTAAACAAATGGTGTCTAATTGACTACTTACTTGCGGCTAGATTAAACCACATTTTAAGACGAATACACATCTGCAAAAGAAGACGTGTTGCCCGGATCGTCTAAAGATAAAGAAAACCACTCAGGTCACCAAAACAGTAAGTAACAATCTGCGTGCGTAAATGAAGTGCAATTATTACACAAAACACTTGAATGTCCGAAACGGTTTATAGTCATCATTGTTTTACTGTTGTAATTGATCTGTTGTTGTGCTCAAGTTGTTTTCGTGATGATAATTAGAAATTAACAATTATATGACATAttctaaataaaatacaatgaacCAAGACGGTTGACCAAATTTTCTTTTCCACTGTTGCAGCTTGTCTTTGAAGTTGATCACTCGTATATATGGGCAAGATGTTGTCCTTTAAATACGTGACTATTATTATGTAAGCCTCGTGTTCTGTTTAGATTGCTGGACGAAGTTGTCAGGCGATGAATTGTATCTTCCAAGCGCGGcaatagatggatggatggatggatggatggatggatggatggatggatggatggatggatggatgggtggatggatggatggatggatggatggatggatggatggatggatggatggatggatggatggatggatggatggatggatggatggatggatggatggatggatggatggatggatggatggatggatggatggatggatggatggatggatggatggatggatggatggatggatggcaGGATGGATGGCAGGATGgcaggatggatggatggatggatggatggatggatggatggatggatggatggatggatggatggatggatggatggatggatggatggatggatggatggatggatggatggatgtatggatggatggatggatggatggatggatggatggatggatggatggatggatggatggatggatggatggatggatggatggatggatggatggatggatggatggatggatggatggatggatggatggatggatggatggatggatggatggatggatggatggatggatggatacatacatacatacatacatacattgatagatacatagatagatacatagatagatacatagatagatacatagatacatagatacatagatacaaaTAACTTATTAGTTAATGCTTTATGACAAGTAGATTTTGtactagatagatagatatatagatttatttaggagatagcatacatacacacaatacattgaaataacatgtaaataaaacaatatgaagtaaaaaaaacaatcataattgaaaGTCATGCATAAAATGCACTATGGCATGCACACCAacgccaaggattacacaaaactGAGCAATATGCCTTATTTTCATTGTGGTCCTTGTTGTTGGTGGCACGACATATAGAGGCAcaagtaataaataaatactaaatactatactaatacaaataaatgCATCAGGTATAATACTGAGGTTTATATCAATTAAcacaaaattaatatcaaattgtaGCTTTGCAGACATGTACTATCCCAGTATGATTGAGTATCACCTTAAAGCAGAAAACATCAAATGTATCAATACTGATCATTTGATCACTGATCAAATTAAaatggattaaaatataaaagGTTACTCcaacaaacaataattaaaaagtCGCACTAAGTATGCAAATATTATTAATCCGAACTTATAAGACATAAAGAATAATGTAAAATTTAACAGCAAAGCATAGCAACTTAAGATAGATTAAACTACTGtatttgaaatatgttgttttatagcAGATTTAAAACTAGACAAAACTGTCATCTGGGTTATAAAAGATGGTAGTTTATTCCACAATGTGCAACCCATGTAACTAAACGACTTCTTCCCACTACCTTTAACCTATGGAACAGAGAACGCACCTTTATTACTTAATCCGATATTATGGGAATGGATAAAATTCTTGATAAAATACTGGTCTGACAGGTAATCAGGAGATAgaccatttttgacgatgctgcgaagcgaCATTTATGAAACTCACTTTTATGCGTgctaaacttttcaaacagaaattacagagcaaCATCAGTGCACAATCCATGTTTGATAATATTCGTTtgttgttggatattgtttgctgttttaaacacatattaggtcatatcgcggaaaTTTAGTTAACCtcaccatgtgttcatgggcgaacttacgtattcaagtcgtattcgactatgtgctaatacctactttcgggaatcatcatgacattattgccgtacttaacgaacaaacatgcctaagcttattgaattagagataACAACAATAATCAGaagataaaaattataattatgtttatgcacaacggcatgtgaaatcacgtccgtacacataataTGATTAACTATggaaggaaacaacgaaatataaagtttggtatgatatacatgtgaaattaacgagcatggtgtaattaaacaGCATGTCAAGCTCTGAATATATCTGCTacataacgtaatgttataacccacaaacgttttactgtaacagaacgttttttaagataagtggtacagaaaatacacgtcgaatatttttttttaaagataattattgttatatttgatcgagaatgtaacccgccacccagtttcgctgaattcgtcaagttccccacgggtactacttccccgtactcccaatttttttttcgtacccaacatttttcatacccaatttttttcgtacccaattttttttcgtacccaaatttattttcgtacccacatttttttcgtacccctattttttcgtacccaaattttctttagtaaccaaatttttttttgtacccaattttttttacatattttttgtacccaaaatttttgtatCACTTTTTTTTCGtttccaaaattttcgtacccacatatacaattgtggtgatgtagataagcTTAAATGGAcacttttatatccatcctcttcaaaagcatcgtcacatcagtactgtcagtactttgatttatctTACAGACATGGGAGGGCATTATTTGATTGACAAGAAGTATTCTTGCAAAGAAGTATAATGTTCCGGGCTAATATGAGTTCTAGAATCAAGATTGAGCACAAAACGGATCCATTTATGTTAGGTCACCTGAAGTTTTTTCTTCCAAAACTGAGTAAGACCATTGAACCATATAGAACAAGCATAGTAAAATGACACATAATTAAGGACATCACTAGAAGTTGGTATGCTGGGTTAAATACTTGCTTATAcgatatacaaacaaatatagaCTTAGATTTATTAACAACAGACTCAGCTATATTGACAAATGATACATTCTGGTCAATACTAGCCCAAATGTACTTGACCGCAGTTGTAGGTTCTATAACTGTGTCATTACagattatatttaacttttgatTTGACCTTAGCTTATGTTTGGTACCAAAGATAATTGATTCAGTTTTACCAAGGTGAAGATATAGCTTGTTGCCAATGAACCATTGGCTCATTTCATTAAGATCCTGAGAAAGGGCTTGCTTTATTTGACACTTGTATTGACCTGAAACAAAGATTCCAAAATCATCAGCATTAAGTAAAGCTTTATTCTTTGTTGCTGACGACATATCATTGACATAGATCAAGAAAAGGAGAGGGCCGAGAATAGACCGTGAGGTACCCCACATGTAATGTTAGACATTGTACATTGAGCCCTGGGTCAGGGAGATGACATTCTGAATTGGTTTATATCCTACTTTCCTGATAGACAACAACTTGTTGATGTATCAGGTAGCAATCGCcaccatattggattttgatcattttctttcgaaaataaaatgaattatattaaagaaaaatcttcttttcgcggtcgtaatgtgttacaattcgcatgctgcgtaaactagaatcgaggcatatggtgatattttttctcgttttgcagtttttgtgtaaagttttttaagactattttgcgtaccagaacaaaaacatttatatcactacgcatggttacattcgttagatgtTAAGCGCTtataagaatgaattaaaatgttaaatgtcactttgaaacaaaaatcaaatgggataaatagaatactatgattagagttgaatacagagaagtgtatgttgctcggctcgaacaccgaaagcgctcgccaaggctcgcgctcctgGCGTTCTAAGCCTTGCAACATTAACTTCTCTGTTTTCAatgctaacctagtattctctatgtacccAACGTGGGTCTCTTTCAAATTCAGTTAAAATGACAATACAGTTATTATAGGTCTCTTATGTTTGTTGTGGTTACCAACTCTGAACAGTTGTATTATTCAAATTGAAAGACGTCTAAATTTATTATAACATAGTGtttaactatttatattttaGCTCTATGATTCATAACCAATTACATAAGTTATCGTTTAAAGAACCAGCATGAATGTGTttagttaaatattttgtatagGTTCACAATATAATACATAACATTTTTGTACATATCAAAAAGTAATGAAACCATTCATGGATAAGAAGACATGACTCTACGATGCTTATTGAGTTCTGTTCCATGCTGGAAAAAAGGACCATTTCGTCGTTTCGTTTACATATGGGATAAATAATCTTTATTGAATGCCGTATACCTTATAagacatttaaatgttattacacAACGGAATGATCTCGAGGAATTTCAATAAGTTTACAGTCATCATAAACCATTAATATATGCAAAAGAAAGAAGTTTGTATTGCCACACAAAAATGAGGGATCAAGGGGAAAGGGATCGATCCGAAACACAGTCTATATGTGTTTTGTTGATGCAATTAAGCCTTGGCTACGATGAAATAGATATGTGTTGTGTTCAAGTGACAGCCGATCATCTCCGTATAGTAGATTGTTTAAAGTCAATAGACACGGCAGGTTTAACAGGAAGGAGTTATATTGGTTTTAAGCATTTGGGAACTGCACTGAGTAGTGCGGTGACGTTTCTACTGCACCACAGGAGCAAAGACTATAAAGGATGGTTTTACTATGTAACTCAAAGTTCGATGAGCTACAACCTAGACGTAGACGAAAGTGGTGGATTAGCGGTTTTCGATTGCCGATATTGTAGAGAATATGCGATCGTGCGCTTTGTGTGGACACAAAATCAGTTTTCCGATGCACTTCAGTTCGGAAACCGGCCGATAATTTGACGGTTGGGAAAGATTTGATTTCTTAAATTTTGGCGTTACAGTGACAAGTTTCCAAGCTAAAGACAACTTAGAGCATGTTGAACAAGAGTGCTTGACTGTacaacgtaagccatcatggagaggggatataatgtgggaGTGTGGTCAGTTAAtagaatatcttttaaaaataagaaaaaaaaatggggggggggtgattctggggtggggcatgatTTGGGAGAAGTGCagtgtggtatgtcaggtaagtgttgtattgtcaaagtatgaatcaaatgtgatcataaattaAGCAAaaggttcaattatctaagtataaaaggggccataattctgtcaaaatgcttgatacagttgtctgctcttgtttatagattgggatcatgttggtaaagaagtatgcaaaatatgaaagcaatatgtcaaaggacataggaaatatttggggtagtacctaaactttaacatttgcacgctaacgctaacggaaaaGGGAACTggaacgggaacgccgacgccggggtgagtaggatagatacaatatatatatttcatatataatagtcgagctaaaaagagACATAGTGGCCTATTGGTtacaaatctttttttaaagagttGGTCTTATCGATTCCGGGCCACTTGCCTTCGAGGAGTAGAGAACagatttagcatatttaacatctTGCTCGGAAAGTTTTATTGAGGATAGAACGGCAGTGGAATTAGGAAGAGAAGAGGAAGAATTGTTGAAATTTTCTAAGGTTGATTGTTTGCAGAAGTAGGCGTTCAGTACAGCTGCCTTATGCTCATCAGTTACTGCTCCTTTTCCTTTGTCAAGAAGTGTTTGTATAGGATATGAGATTTGTCTTGAGGTAAGGCGTTTCCCCAGTTGGAATTATTTTTTTGCAGTGACATTATCTAAGTTTATTTGATCGATTTTTCTGGTGTAATGATTTGCCTTCAATTTTCGTATAAAAGACGTAGTAAGTTTCCGTGCATTGCGAAAATTGGCCCATGCCGTATCTATTTTCTAATTTAAGGTTGTTGCGAATCTGTGTATTTTTGCGCTTCCTTATCATGTGGCGTATTGTATTACTCATCCAAAGAACAACTTGGGTCTTATAATTACATCTTTGTTGGCAATGCTTGAAGATGCAGCAGCGTAAATGACGTTTGACAAGTTATATACACATTGGCACCTATTTTCTATTAAGAATTGAGATTCATTAAGTCATTAAGATGTTGACTGTACTTGTTGTAGTTGTCATCTTTTTAGAGCCATATATGACGCCTATAACAAGACTGTGGCTTGTTTGCCGAGTTTCAAAACAGATGCAATGCGGCAGTGGAAAAGTGTGAGATCTGGGATGAGGGGATCTGCAGCAAAGATGTTAAGGACTTCCCGTGAGCGTTTGGCAAACATAGGTTATATGAGAGATTGTTAGTTTTCAGTACTGTGTTTTGAGAAATTTATTCGTGGTAGGTCAACTTAATGCCCTTTTTAGACGTTTCGATTATGCTGTCAAACGGTTGATTGCCTTTTTCGTGCTCTGTAAATGATTGGTCATACAGTTTATTCTCAAGCGCAATTATTCATCTGTTGGAGACTTTATTGTTTCTTTTAAGCAGTGCAACTCTGTTATCAGATAGTTCCCGGTTTGTTTCTATATCGGAGAttcttttttttgtaaagatTGTATTGAAAGGTCAGGGTTATTGAAATTTAGTAATATTGTCGGTGATCTTTCAAATAAGTGTGTGCATACAGTGTATTCTCCAACATCATgtatcaacaagggctgtttgtaaaacatgcatgccccccaaatgggctgtcagttgaagtggcagccattgtgtgaatacgttttttgtcattgtgacctagacctttgacctagtgacctgaaaatcaataggggtcatctgtgagtcatgatcaatgtaccgactaaatttcatgatcataggcgtaagctttgttgagttatcatccggaaaccattttactgtgtcaagtcaccgtgactttgacctttgacctagtgacctgaaaatcaataggggtcatctgcgagtcatgatcaatgtacctatgaagtttcatgatcctgggcgtaagcgttcttgagttatcatccggaaaccattttactggttctagtcaccgtgaccttgacctttgacctagtgacctgaaaatcaattgggatCCTCTGCGAGTcgtggtcaatgtacctatgaagtttcatgatcctaggcgtaagcgtacttgaattatcatccggaaaccattcagtggacggaccgacggaccgaccgaccgaccgaccgacatgtgcacaacaatataccccctcttcttcgaatgggggcataaaTATAGACTTAACTTTAGTTTAAAGTAAACAATATTAGTATTGAAGTGCTGATGCTCGACCACATTATACCCCGCGGCTCCTTCAGCCTGGGTCCCTATGCGCCTCAAGTCGTGCGCGAATATCTGTATACAATATAGACAAACGCAATCATAACT containing:
- the LOC127842478 gene encoding caprin-2-like, giving the protein MTTILTISACWILVVFIYVDAVTDDDFQSLFVRLSVLEQKQAFFEKRIAVLETEIKLSQKRIADLEKYKTLSERRVASLERKNEARNSRIDVFDAVKNMYAKTAALETNNNEYGKTLFYMKGASIKNNKIQSNIKTAVPENDFEVLPNRNGETYPRQTDHIEIANNSTAVLQSDHRRFAVQENVAFTAMRVPNQQHIGINQDIIFDRILTNEGGGYHPNHGVFTAPQSGVYVISSTILTWMNGEVHAAIVHNGNAVAHIYGHGDNGRHDQGSQTVVIWLNVGDEVAVQNVENPDNNIWGDLYSSFSGYLV